Below is a genomic region from uncultured Erythrobacter sp..
GCGAGGAATTCGTCGGTAACAACAGTGCGATCGGTGTCGATGCCTAGCTCCTCCAACCCGAAACCAGTGAGCCGCGCCTTGCGCCCGACTGCGATAATGAGCGCGTCGTAAGGCACAGCCGCTTCGCCCGCGCTGCTTTCGGTGAACAGAGTGCCATCAGCGACCCGCACCGCGCGGTGGCCGGTCAAGACCGTGACGCCCGATTCCTCCAGCGCCTTGCGGGCGAGGTTCGAGACGTCCTCGTCTTCGCGGCCCAGCACATGATCCTCCATCTCGACCTGAGTCACTTTCGAGCCAAGCCGTGCAAGTGACTGGGAAAGCTCGCATCCGATGGGACCGCCGCCCAGCACCGCTACCCGTGCGGGCGCTTCGTCCATATGCGAGAACACCTCCCACATCGTCTCGCTGGTGAGGTAGCCGGAGGTCTCGATCCCCTCGATCGGAGGCACAACCGGCTCCGCGCCGCTGGCGATCACGATCGAGCGGGTGGTGAGGCGCTGCGTCCCACCATCGTTCAATGCGATCTCGACCGTCCACGGATCGACGATCTTGGCATAGCCCTTCACCACATCGACGCCGAGGCCTTCATAACGCTCGACCGAGTCATGCGGTTCGATGGTTTTGATCACGTCCATGACGCGCGCCATGGTCTGTTTGAACGGGACTTTCGGTTCGACCGGCGCGATGCCGTATCGGTCGGCCTTGCGCATCGTCTCGGCCACCTTTGCGCTCTTGATCAAAGCCTTGGACGGCACACAGCCGGTGTTGAGGCAGTCGCCGCCCATTTCGTGCGCTTCGACCAGAGTGACCTTGGCCTTCACCGTCGAGGCGATGAGCGAAGACACCAGCCCCGCCGCACCCGCGCCGATCACCACCATATTGCGGTCGTACCTTTTGGGACGTGTGAAGCCTTTGTAGACCCGCCGACGCTTGATCGCGCCGACAATGCCTTTCGCGATCCACGGGACGATGGCGAGCAGGACGAAGCTGCCCAGCAGCGCAGGCGAGAGCAGGCCAGACGTGCTCTCGATCTCGGCCAGCCTTGTGCCGAGATTCACAAAGACAATCGTGCCCAGCAGCATCCCGATCTGACTCACAATCACAAAGGTCAGCGTCTTGATCCGCGTCAGCCCCATGACGAGGTTGATGACGAAGAACGGCACTGCGGGGATCATGCGCAGGGTGAAGAGGTAGAAGGCGCCATCGCGCTCAAGCCCCGAATTGATCGCCTTCAACCGCTCGCCAAAGCGTGCTTCGATTGTGTCGCGCAGGACATATCGCGAGGAGAGGAACGCAAGCGTTGCCCCCAAAGTCGAAGCGAAGGAGACGAGGACCGTGCCCGTGACGAGCCCGAACATCGCGCCCGCCGCGAGCGTCATCACCAGCGCTCCGGGCAGCGAAGCGGCGGTCACCGCGACATAGATCAGGAAGAACACGGCGAGGACGAGGAACTGGTTCTCGGAGTAGAAATCCTGCCAGTCAGCAACCAGCGCCTTGATCCCCTCCAGCGTGAGGTAGGAGCCCAGATCGAAGGCGAAATACGCCGCGATCAGCGCCGCGAGCGCGAGGATGATCAGTATCTTCTTCATGAAAGCCCCTTTTGCGTAGCCATTCGGCCTATGCGGTGGATTCGTTACGCGCCGCTCGCAAGAGTGGCGTATTGGGAAACCCAGCGATTGTCGATCCAATGCTTGAGCCGCGCCACCCAGCGACCTTGCGCTGCGAAGGGGCCGTAGCTGGCGATGGCCGAGCCATTGCCGGTCGAAAGCAGGTAGAGGCTCGCTGGGCGCGGATAGTAAATGCGGGTCGGCCCGTCCCCTGCCATCACGTCGCGCAAATTGCGCGCATGGATCGGTCCAGCCATCACGGCGTGAACGCCCGAGTGACCGACCGGGTGGTCTTGCCGCGAAGCCACGTCTCCGATGGCGTAGGTATGCGGGTGCGAGGTGGAGCGCTGGAAAGGGTCAACCGCGATGAAGCCTGCCTCATCGCATGCCAGCCCGCCCGCACGCGGCCAGCCGGGTGCGCCGCTTCCTAGCGCAGCGATCACGAGATCAAACGGGTCGAGCATGTCTCCGCCATCGAAATGCGCGTCTTGTTCGATCACGGCGATCCCCTGCCGCCGCAGTTCCTTGCGAACCTTGCGCCTTACGGCCTTGGAGAAATCAGGCAGCAGCCCCTCTTTGCCCGCCACCAAAGTCACTTCGGTACCGCCACCGGCGCGATTCTTCATCGCAAAGGCAATCTCGACCCCGCCTGCCCCTCCGCCGACAACGGCAATGCGTGCAGCAGGTGGATCGGCGTCGAGCTTCTCGACAAAGGCATCAATCGGCCGCACGTCGATCAGGCGCGGGTCATCGCCCAGGATGCGCGCAGCCTGTCCGACCCCGCCAGTGTCAATCGACGCCACATCAAAACCGACTAAGCCGCACGACTGGGTGAGCACTGAGCGCGCCTCGGGATCAATCGCGATGCAGTGGTCGAGCACCAGCTCCGCGCCCGCGCGCTTTGCCAGTCCGGCAAGGTCAACCGTCCCCTCATCGCGCCCGTAACGCCCCGCGATCCAGCCGGGCACCATGCCCGAATAGCGCAAGGTCGGCGAAGGGGTGAGCAGGGTCGCTTGGCTGCAAGGAAGCCCTCGCCTGATCCAGTCAGCAAGCACCGCGACATGCGCGTGCCCTCCTCCGATCAGCAGCAAGTGTGCAGGATCAGCTATCCCGCCGGCCCTCGATCAAACGCTCAACCAGCGAGGGATCAGCCAGCGTCGAGGTATCGCCCAGCGAGCCGTAATCATTCTCCGCGACCTTGCGCAAAATGCGGCGCATGATCTTGCCAGAGCGTGTCTTGGGCAGGCCGTCGGTGAATTGGATGTGGTCCGGCGTTGCAATCGGCCCGATCTCCTTGCGCACATGCGCGCGCAACTCCTGATAGAGTTCGTCCGAACCCTCCTCGCCCGCGTTCAAAGTGACATAGCAATAGATGCCCTGCCCCTTGATATCGTGCGGATAGCCGACCACGGCGGCCTCAGCGACGAGGTCGTGCAGCACCAGCGCGCTTTCAACCTCGGCGGTGCCCATGCGGTGGCCCGAGACGTTGATGACATCGTCCACGCGGCCGGTGATCCAGTAATAGCCATCGCCATCGCGCTTGCAGCCATCGCCGGTGAAGTACTTGCCTTGGTAGGTGCTGAAATAGGTCTGTTCGAAACGCTCGTGATCGCCGTAGACGCTGCGCGCCTGACCCGGCCACGAATGCGTGATGCAGAGGTTCCCCTCGGTTGCGCCTTCCAAGACGGCGCCCTCATTATCGACCAGCTGCGGGCGGATGCCGAACATTGGCAGGCCTGCACTGCCGGGCTTCATGTCATGCGCACCCGGGAGCGTGGTGATCATGCAGCCGCCGGTCTCGGTCTGCCACCATGTGTCGATGATCGGGCAGCGGCCCTCGCCCACAACGTCGAAATACCAGCGCCAGGCCTCGGGATTGATCGGCTCGCCCACGCTGCCGAGCAAGCGGATCGAACTGCGGTCGCGGCTGGTCACAAATTCGTCACCTTCGCGCATCAGCGCGCGGATCGCGGTGGGCGCGGTATAGAGGATGTTGACCCTATGCTTGGCCACAACGTCCCAGAACCGCCCGAAATCGGGATAGTTGGGAACGCCTTCAAAGACGATGCTGGTCGCCCCGTTCATCAACGGGCCGTAGACGATGTAGGAGTGCCCCGTGACCCAGCCGATATCGGCGGTGCACCAGTATATCTCGCCATCTTCATAGTCGAAGATCGCGTCGAATGTCGTCGCGGTCCACACGCCGTAACCGCCGGTTGTGTGGAGCACGCCCTTGGGCTTTCCGGTCGATCCGGAAGTGTAGAGGATGAACAGCGGGTCTTCGGCGGCCATTTCCTCGCATGGGCAATCGGCGTCGGACTTAACTTCGTGGAACCAGTGATCGCGTCCCTCCACCATCGGGACGTCGAGGCCGGTATGTTTGATGACGAGCACACCGCTAACCTCCACGCCATCACGTTCAAGCGCGGCATCGACATTGGCTTTCAGAGGCACGCTTTTGGTCCCGCGAAGGCCTTCATCAGCGGTGACGACAAAGCGGCTTTCGCAATCGGTGATCCGTCCCGCCAGCGCGTCGGGAGAGAAACCGCCAAACACCACCGAATGGATCGCGCCCAGCCGCGCGCAGGCGAGCATCGCGGTCACGCCCTCGACGATATTGGGCATGTAGATCGTCACCCGCTCGCCTTTGCTCACACCAATGGCTTTGAGCGCGTTGGCCATCTCGACCACTTCGGCAAATAGCTGCGCGTAGCTGAGGCTGCGCGAAGGGGTCGCGGGGTCGTCAGGCTCGAAAATGATCGCGGGTCTATCGCCGCGCGCATTGAGATGACGGTCGACCGCATTGTGACACAGGTTGAGAACACCATCCTCGAACCACTTGATTCCAACCGGATCATAGGACCAATCGCCGCCCTTGGTCGGCTTCACGCTCCAGTCGAGCCGCTCTGCCTGTTCGAGCCAGAAGCCATCCGGATCGGCAATCGAACGCGCGTAACGCTCCTGATATTGCTCGGCGGTGCAATTGGTGTCTCGCGCGGTTTGGGGGCGGCGGACGAAATCGCTCATGTGGAATCTCCCTTTGACGGGGGTTTAGGTTGCGCTGACTTGGCCTGTCCATGGTCTTGAAGGTCTTGCGGACTGTCAATGTCGATCAGCCAGTCGGGCGGGCAGTCAAGACTGCGCGATTCCCCGATCAGTTTGCGCGCGCCCTGATCGCCTGAAAGCTCCATCAGGGCCGTAAAGAAGTCGCTGCCGAAGATCGCTGGCGGCAAGTTTCGATCGCCGTTGGAGGACGCGGCGATATCGCATGGCCGCTTGAGCGCGCCGAGCAGGGCGCAATAATGTTCGCGCGGCACCAGAGGCATATCGGCGAGTGCGACAAGCAGCGCGTCGAGCCCTGCCTCTTGCGCGAGACTGGCCGCGAGCGCGACCGAGCTGCCCATGCCTTTGACAGCATCGGGGTTGACAACTGGCTGGAGGCCGCATCCGCGCCAATGGTCCTCGCAAGGGTGACCGGCGACGCTTGTGATGACCCATCCGCGCGCGAATTTCTCTTGCGGGAGCGCGCTTGCGGCGTGTTCGCCTAAAGGCCGCCCACGAAACTGTGCGGCCAGCTTGTCCGCTTCGCCAAACCGGCGCGAGGCCCCTGCTGCGAGCAAGGCGACGCCGATCCGAAACTCAGTCAAAGCCCGCCTCGAAGTCGGTTTCCTCATAGGTCCGGATTACCTGCGCAAGCGTAGACAGCGCCAATGTTTGCGGATCGCGCGAGGAATGGAACAGGCCGATAGGCGCGTGGATGCCGGCGAGTTGCTCCTTGCTCACGCCTCGCGCGCGCAACGCCTCGCAGCGACGCTCATGCGCCTTTCGCCCGCCCATTGCGCCAAGATAAAAATGCGGCAGCTCCAGCGCGCGCGCCATCAATACATCTTCCCAATCGTGGTCGTGAAACAGGAAGATATTGGCGGTCCACGGATCGCCGGTCAGCAGGTCGGTTTGATCGGTGCGGTCCAACCTGCGAACAGCGATGCCTGCCGCTTCGAGCCGGTCGATGATGCGCTCATCAGGCGTCAGCACTCTGGTCTCGCATCCCAGCGCGGCAGCCTGCCGCGCCAGCGCTTCAACCCCGGCGCCGTGGCCAATGATTTGAAGCAGCGGCGCGGGCCAATGCCCGAAGGTGCCTGCCTCGCCGTCGAAGGAAAGTTTGTGCCACCCCGCCAAGCACCGCACGCCTCCGGTTCCAACACGGATGGCAAAGGGTTCGC
It encodes:
- a CDS encoding bifunctional TVP38/TMEM64 family protein/FAD-dependent oxidoreductase, with protein sequence MKKILIILALAALIAAYFAFDLGSYLTLEGIKALVADWQDFYSENQFLVLAVFFLIYVAVTAASLPGALVMTLAAGAMFGLVTGTVLVSFASTLGATLAFLSSRYVLRDTIEARFGERLKAINSGLERDGAFYLFTLRMIPAVPFFVINLVMGLTRIKTLTFVIVSQIGMLLGTIVFVNLGTRLAEIESTSGLLSPALLGSFVLLAIVPWIAKGIVGAIKRRRVYKGFTRPKRYDRNMVVIGAGAAGLVSSLIASTVKAKVTLVEAHEMGGDCLNTGCVPSKALIKSAKVAETMRKADRYGIAPVEPKVPFKQTMARVMDVIKTIEPHDSVERYEGLGVDVVKGYAKIVDPWTVEIALNDGGTQRLTTRSIVIASGAEPVVPPIEGIETSGYLTSETMWEVFSHMDEAPARVAVLGGGPIGCELSQSLARLGSKVTQVEMEDHVLGREDEDVSNLARKALEESGVTVLTGHRAVRVADGTLFTESSAGEAAVPYDALIIAVGRKARLTGFGLEELGIDTDRTVVTDEFLATKFPNIFAAGDVAGPYQFTHTASHQAWFASVNALFGQFKKFKADYRVIPAVTFLDPEVARVGLNEKEAAEQGIEVEVTRYDLDDLDRAIAESETKGFVKVLTPAGGKDTILGATIVGNNAGELLAEYVLAMKHKLGLNKILGTVHSYPTMAEANKFAAGDWKKAHKPERLLGWVEKYHDWRRG
- a CDS encoding FAD-dependent oxidoreductase; this translates as MLLIGGGHAHVAVLADWIRRGLPCSQATLLTPSPTLRYSGMVPGWIAGRYGRDEGTVDLAGLAKRAGAELVLDHCIAIDPEARSVLTQSCGLVGFDVASIDTGGVGQAARILGDDPRLIDVRPIDAFVEKLDADPPAARIAVVGGGAGGVEIAFAMKNRAGGGTEVTLVAGKEGLLPDFSKAVRRKVRKELRRQGIAVIEQDAHFDGGDMLDPFDLVIAALGSGAPGWPRAGGLACDEAGFIAVDPFQRSTSHPHTYAIGDVASRQDHPVGHSGVHAVMAGPIHARNLRDVMAGDGPTRIYYPRPASLYLLSTGNGSAIASYGPFAAQGRWVARLKHWIDNRWVSQYATLASGA
- the acs gene encoding acetate--CoA ligase, which produces MSDFVRRPQTARDTNCTAEQYQERYARSIADPDGFWLEQAERLDWSVKPTKGGDWSYDPVGIKWFEDGVLNLCHNAVDRHLNARGDRPAIIFEPDDPATPSRSLSYAQLFAEVVEMANALKAIGVSKGERVTIYMPNIVEGVTAMLACARLGAIHSVVFGGFSPDALAGRITDCESRFVVTADEGLRGTKSVPLKANVDAALERDGVEVSGVLVIKHTGLDVPMVEGRDHWFHEVKSDADCPCEEMAAEDPLFILYTSGSTGKPKGVLHTTGGYGVWTATTFDAIFDYEDGEIYWCTADIGWVTGHSYIVYGPLMNGATSIVFEGVPNYPDFGRFWDVVAKHRVNILYTAPTAIRALMREGDEFVTSRDRSSIRLLGSVGEPINPEAWRWYFDVVGEGRCPIIDTWWQTETGGCMITTLPGAHDMKPGSAGLPMFGIRPQLVDNEGAVLEGATEGNLCITHSWPGQARSVYGDHERFEQTYFSTYQGKYFTGDGCKRDGDGYYWITGRVDDVINVSGHRMGTAEVESALVLHDLVAEAAVVGYPHDIKGQGIYCYVTLNAGEEGSDELYQELRAHVRKEIGPIATPDHIQFTDGLPKTRSGKIMRRILRKVAENDYGSLGDTSTLADPSLVERLIEGRRDS
- a CDS encoding nucleotidyltransferase family protein; this encodes MTEFRIGVALLAAGASRRFGEADKLAAQFRGRPLGEHAASALPQEKFARGWVITSVAGHPCEDHWRGCGLQPVVNPDAVKGMGSSVALAASLAQEAGLDALLVALADMPLVPREHYCALLGALKRPCDIAASSNGDRNLPPAIFGSDFFTALMELSGDQGARKLIGESRSLDCPPDWLIDIDSPQDLQDHGQAKSAQPKPPSKGDST
- a CDS encoding XdhC family protein, translated to MDLEHVLQFLSQCAGQSQPCVLVTICAVEGSSMRNPGTIMAVAEDGSFAGSLSGGCIENAVVAEALEALKAGEPRVVRFGAGSPYLDIKLPCGGGLDIHFQPLADGEFVQDCLAAIRAREPFAIRVGTGGVRCLAGWHKLSFDGEAGTFGHWPAPLLQIIGHGAGVEALARQAAALGCETRVLTPDERIIDRLEAAGIAVRRLDRTDQTDLLTGDPWTANIFLFHDHDWEDVLMARALELPHFYLGAMGGRKAHERRCEALRARGVSKEQLAGIHAPIGLFHSSRDPQTLALSTLAQVIRTYEETDFEAGFD